A stretch of Cellulosilyticum sp. I15G10I2 DNA encodes these proteins:
- a CDS encoding cache domain-containing sensor histidine kinase, with protein sequence MLNYFLKFYKKTSIKQKLLLLFSIQIIIPLIFMGVMLYRNTKMIIQKKSITYAIDTLKMVELRINDFSKNVIDISEDLLYDTDVYKALNDHEHTNKDLSYYTTRVHTNNLLRKICLSRKEIQSIALISKNKTFYTYDLNSGRASLEDVIPYDAILHTARIARQKPVWFSDKDIKGNIKNLYLIRMIYDVDNFNEAGLMAICINREFLKSSYSEFSTEFMQDINILSKDNVWITGTMPYTKNQFASLLKIDNDNKYDYVIDKENNVLLAYMKVNNGEWVVTTRSSLSKLNEELDRFRLMFTMVIICTILILSIFSILMAMDIIDPINRLVDGIKKVEEENVHQEVVVDRSDELGYLSKCFNKMTKEIDILVNRVYKEQLTRKEAELKALQAQINPHFLFNTLESINWMAQLNNVPEIRDMVTSLGSIMEASIGKGNPLISLKQELKYIDSYILIMKNRYGDRLTYESDIDETVLGAHVPKLLLQPLVENAIYHGVDRMRKKGEIKLTIKKDENTIHIEVRDNGKGIEKEELVALNKKFEEVNDDYLLMRHRKGIGLENVNGRIKLFFGQQYGLTIESEYESYTKIKLTIPVNY encoded by the coding sequence ATGCTTAATTATTTTTTAAAATTCTACAAAAAGACGTCTATTAAGCAAAAATTATTATTATTGTTTTCTATACAGATTATTATCCCGCTTATATTTATGGGTGTAATGCTTTATAGAAACACTAAAATGATCATACAAAAAAAATCAATTACTTATGCAATAGATACTTTGAAAATGGTTGAGTTGAGAATAAATGACTTTTCAAAAAATGTAATTGATATTTCAGAAGATCTTCTTTATGACACAGATGTTTATAAGGCTTTGAATGACCACGAACACACCAATAAAGATCTTAGTTATTATACTACCAGGGTGCACACTAATAATTTATTAAGAAAAATTTGTTTATCAAGAAAAGAAATTCAATCTATTGCACTTATTTCAAAAAACAAAACATTTTACACCTACGATCTTAATAGTGGGAGAGCCAGTCTTGAAGATGTTATTCCTTATGATGCTATTTTACATACAGCAAGAATAGCCAGGCAGAAACCTGTATGGTTTTCAGATAAAGATATTAAGGGCAATATCAAAAATTTATATCTTATACGTATGATTTATGATGTAGATAATTTTAATGAAGCAGGACTTATGGCGATTTGTATTAATAGAGAATTTCTAAAAAGTAGTTACAGTGAATTTTCCACAGAGTTTATGCAGGACATTAATATTTTATCAAAAGACAATGTATGGATTACTGGAACAATGCCTTATACCAAAAATCAATTTGCTAGTCTTTTGAAAATAGATAATGACAACAAATATGACTATGTTATTGATAAAGAGAATAATGTATTATTAGCTTATATGAAAGTCAATAATGGAGAATGGGTTGTAACAACAAGAAGTTCTTTGAGTAAACTTAATGAAGAGCTAGACAGATTTAGGCTGATGTTTACTATGGTTATTATATGCACTATTTTAATTCTTTCTATTTTTAGTATTTTAATGGCAATGGATATTATAGACCCTATTAACCGTTTAGTTGATGGGATTAAAAAAGTTGAAGAAGAAAATGTTCATCAAGAAGTTGTTGTAGATCGAAGTGATGAATTAGGCTACTTAAGTAAATGTTTTAATAAAATGACGAAAGAGATAGATATTTTGGTCAATCGTGTTTATAAAGAGCAATTAACTAGAAAAGAAGCGGAGCTTAAAGCACTGCAAGCTCAGATTAATCCACACTTTCTTTTTAATACATTAGAATCAATTAATTGGATGGCGCAGCTAAATAATGTCCCTGAAATCAGGGATATGGTTACTTCACTAGGATCCATTATGGAAGCCAGTATTGGAAAAGGAAATCCGCTTATATCTCTCAAACAGGAACTTAAATATATAGACAGCTACATTCTTATCATGAAAAATCGCTATGGTGATAGGTTAACTTATGAGAGTGATATTGATGAAACAGTATTGGGCGCTCATGTGCCTAAGTTGCTTTTACAGCCTCTAGTAGAAAATGCTATCTATCACGGGGTAGATAGAATGAGAAAAAAAGGAGAAATTAAGCTAACTATAAAAAAAGATGAAAATACAATTCATATTGAAGTGAGAGATAATGGTAAAGGTATTGAAAAAGAAGAGCTTGTTGCGCTTAATAAGAAGTTTGAAGAAGTAAACGATGACTACTTATTAATGAGACATAGAAAAGGGATAGGACTTGAAAACGTTAATGGAAGAATTAAGTTGTTTTTTGGTCAGCAGTATGGGCTCACTATTGAAAGTGAGTATGAAAGTTATACTAAAATAAAACTTACTATTCCAGTAAACTACTAG